From one Phocoena sinus isolate mPhoSin1 chromosome 4, mPhoSin1.pri, whole genome shotgun sequence genomic stretch:
- the LOC116752674 gene encoding LOW QUALITY PROTEIN: olfactory receptor 5K1-like (The sequence of the model RefSeq protein was modified relative to this genomic sequence to represent the inferred CDS: inserted 1 base in 1 codon) — protein MAKENHTVKHEFILTGFADYPELKTLLFVVFFAMYLITMVGNLGLVILISKKHHLFTPMYTFLGNPALVDSCCACAITPKMLRNFFSENRTVSLYECMAQFYYLCTVETADCFLLVVMAYDHYMAICSPLQYHTRMSKELCIQMTTGAYIAGNLRSMIHIGLLFRLVFCGSNHIKHFYCDILPLYRLSCVDPYVNELVLFIFSGSIQVFTIGSVLISYLYILFTIFKMKSKEGRVKAFSSCASHFLSVSLFYGSLXFMYIRPNLLEEWDKDIPAAIVFTEVVPLLNPFICSLRNKEVIIVLRKILKKEI, from the exons atggctaaagaaaatcATACTGTAAAACATGAGTTTATCCTCACAGGATTTGCAGACTACCCAGAGCTGAAGACCCTTCTGTTTGTGGTGTTCTTTGCCATGTATCTGATCACCATGGTGGGGAATCTTGGCCTGGTGATACTGATTTCAAAAAAGCATCATCTTTTCACACCAATGTACACCTTTCTGGGCAACCCCGCTCTCGTGGATTCTTGCTGTGCCTGTGCCATTACTCCTAAGATGTTAAGGAACTTCTTTTCTGAAAACAGAACGGTTTCCCTCTATGAATGCATGGcacaattttattatctttgcaCTGTTGAAACTGCAGACTGCTTTCTTCTGGTGGTAATGGCCTATGATCACTATATGGCCATATGCAGCCCTCTGCAGTACCATACCAGGATGTCAAAGGAACTCTGCATTCAGATGACCACAGGGGCTTACATAGCTGGAAACCTGCGTTCTATGATTCATATAGGGCTTCTATTTAGGTTAGTTTTCTGTGGATCAAATCACATCAAACACTTTTATTGTGATATTCTTCCTTTATATAGGCTCTCCTGTGTTGACCCTTATGTCAATGAACTGGTACTGTTTATCTTTTCAGGCTCAATTCAAGTCTTCACAATAGGTAGTGTCTTAATATCTTATCTCTACATTCTCTTtactattttcaaaatgaaatccaAAGAGGGAAGGGTCAAAGCCTTTTCTAGCTGTGCATCCCACTTTTtgtcagtttcattattttatggaTCTC TTTTCATGTACATTAGACCAAATTTGCTTGAAGAATGGGATAAAGATATACCAGCTGCTATTGTGTTTACAGAAGTAGTTCCTTTACTAAACCCTTTTATTTGTAGCCTGAGAAATAAGGAAGTAATAATTGTTTTGAGGaaaattctgaagaaagaaatttga